The Planktothrix tepida PCC 9214 genome has a segment encoding these proteins:
- a CDS encoding PspA/IM30 family protein, whose amino-acid sequence MGLFDRIGRLVRANLNDLVSKAEDPEKILEQAIIDMQEDLVQLRQAVAQAIANQKRTEQQYNQAMSQANQWQSRAELALRKGDETLAREALQRKKSYMETANTVKLTLDQTFGQVDALKRNLIQLESKISEAKTKKNMLKARAQAAKANEQLQGLLGNINPSSATAAFERMEEKVLQLESRSQAAGELAGSDFESKFAALEAGSDVDDELMALKAQISGAPAPQALPAGQTTAKNPTPVDDELEALKKELDKM is encoded by the coding sequence ATGGGATTATTTGATCGGATTGGCCGTCTTGTTAGAGCTAATTTGAATGATTTGGTCAGTAAAGCCGAAGATCCAGAAAAAATTCTGGAACAGGCGATCATTGATATGCAGGAAGACCTGGTGCAGTTACGTCAGGCTGTTGCTCAAGCGATCGCCAATCAAAAGCGCACCGAACAACAATATAATCAAGCCATGTCCCAAGCTAACCAATGGCAATCTCGCGCCGAATTAGCTTTGCGGAAAGGGGATGAAACCTTAGCCAGAGAAGCCTTACAGCGCAAAAAAAGCTACATGGAAACGGCGAATACAGTGAAACTGACTTTGGATCAAACGTTCGGTCAGGTAGATGCTCTAAAACGCAATTTAATTCAGTTGGAGAGCAAAATCTCTGAGGCTAAAACCAAGAAGAATATGCTCAAAGCTCGGGCGCAAGCTGCAAAAGCCAACGAACAGTTACAAGGCTTATTGGGGAATATTAATCCCAGTAGCGCAACAGCAGCTTTTGAACGCATGGAAGAAAAAGTATTGCAGTTAGAATCACGTTCTCAAGCCGCAGGAGAATTGGCGGGTTCAGATTTTGAAAGTAAATTTGCAGCGTTGGAAGCAGGAAGCGATGTTGATGACGAATTAATGGCTCTGAAAGCCCAAATTTCTGGCGCTCCGGCTCCCCAGGCTTTACCTGCGGGACAAACAACGGCGAAAAATCCAACACCAGTGGATGATGAGTTAGAGGCGTTGAAAAAGGAATTGGATAAGATGTAA
- the grxC gene encoding glutaredoxin 3 has protein sequence MLDAFNSLFSRHPERNQANVEIYTWQTCPFCIRAKLLLWWKGVNFTEYKIDGDDSARSQMAERANGCRTVPQIFINNQHIGGCNELYQLDGEGKLEPLLAEPA, from the coding sequence ATGTTAGATGCGTTTAATTCCCTATTCAGTCGTCATCCTGAACGAAATCAAGCCAACGTCGAAATCTATACTTGGCAAACCTGTCCCTTTTGTATTCGAGCTAAACTGTTGCTGTGGTGGAAAGGAGTTAATTTCACAGAATATAAAATAGATGGGGATGATAGCGCACGATCTCAAATGGCTGAACGTGCCAATGGATGTCGCACAGTTCCCCAAATTTTTATTAATAATCAACATATTGGCGGGTGTAATGAGCTCTATCAATTAGATGGAGAAGGAAAATTAGAACCCCTATTAGCTGAACCAGCTTAA
- the folB gene encoding dihydroneopterin aldolase has product MDSIHITGIRSYGYTGYLPEEQMLGQWFEVDVTLWLDLTPAGTSDQIADTLDYRHTITTVETIIKTCKFALIERLATEISDTLLKQPLVKKVRIQLTKPNPPIPDFTGKIQIDLTRESI; this is encoded by the coding sequence ATGGACTCCATTCACATTACCGGGATTCGCAGCTACGGCTATACGGGTTATTTACCCGAAGAACAAATGTTAGGCCAATGGTTTGAAGTCGATGTGACCCTGTGGTTGGATTTAACACCAGCCGGAACCAGTGATCAAATCGCAGATACCCTCGATTATCGCCACACCATTACCACCGTTGAGACTATCATTAAAACTTGCAAATTTGCTCTTATAGAACGATTGGCTACAGAAATTTCCGACACCTTATTAAAACAGCCCTTAGTCAAAAAAGTGCGTATACAGTTAACGAAACCAAACCCCCCAATTCCTGATTTTACGGGAAAAATCCAAATCGATCTAACTCGTGAGTCGATTTAG
- a CDS encoding ABC1 kinase family protein — protein sequence MLTQMDSKPLRWQQTRYSPLTRQLDVFTACGLFMFFLWWDRTLANNTSLQRRKRATWLVKTMLDLGPTFIKIGQALSTRADILPLEYVEELEKLQDKVPPFSSDQAVAIIEAELGNSLFTLYRDFDEQPLAAASLGQVHKARLHTGEDVIVKVQRPGLKQLFDLDVQAVRRVIQFCQQNFNWTRLYNLDDLYNEFFLILYQEIDYIKEGKNADHFRDNFKNYPGILVPKVYWKYTTHKVLTMQYLPGIKADDRDQLLAYGIDVKRLNQLGICCYLKQILQDGFFQADPHPGNLAVSADGNLIFYDFGMMAEVKALAKDQMIKTFFAVLKKDTDVVLDTLVDIGLIEPVADMRPVRRMVRFLLEEFTEKPVDFQMFNQIKEEVYVMFEQQPFRLPAQMMFILKSLTTLDGLARTLDPKYSLVACAQPFVKSLTISQERGNLVGELAQQARDFIKFRLQQPSKSEVLIRRLEERLEEGELQIRVRSVESDRALKRINLALKSLIYICWTGFTLIAGAILLIGNYQGWAVFVLLLSILGLWMSVRSLFNLAIRERLDRIAES from the coding sequence ATGCTCACTCAAATGGATTCTAAACCGCTTCGCTGGCAACAAACTCGATATTCTCCCTTAACGAGACAATTAGATGTTTTCACCGCCTGCGGACTGTTTATGTTCTTTTTGTGGTGGGATAGAACACTGGCAAATAATACCTCGCTTCAGAGACGAAAACGGGCAACTTGGTTAGTTAAAACCATGTTAGATTTAGGGCCAACCTTTATTAAAATTGGCCAAGCTTTATCGACAAGAGCCGATATTTTACCCTTAGAATATGTTGAAGAATTAGAGAAATTACAGGATAAAGTTCCACCCTTTAGTAGTGATCAAGCCGTCGCTATTATTGAAGCGGAATTAGGCAATTCTTTATTTACATTATATCGAGATTTTGATGAACAACCGTTAGCGGCTGCTAGTTTAGGACAAGTTCATAAAGCTAGACTCCATACTGGAGAAGATGTAATTGTTAAAGTGCAGCGTCCAGGCTTAAAACAATTATTTGATTTAGATGTACAAGCGGTGCGTCGGGTGATTCAATTTTGTCAACAGAATTTTAATTGGACAAGGCTTTATAATCTGGATGATTTGTATAATGAGTTTTTTTTAATTTTATATCAAGAAATTGATTATATTAAAGAAGGTAAAAATGCCGATCACTTTCGAGATAACTTTAAAAATTATCCAGGGATTTTAGTTCCTAAAGTGTATTGGAAATATACCACCCATAAAGTTTTAACAATGCAATATTTACCGGGAATAAAAGCGGATGATCGAGATCAATTACTAGCCTATGGAATTGATGTTAAACGGTTAAATCAATTAGGGATTTGTTGTTATTTAAAACAAATTCTTCAGGATGGTTTTTTTCAGGCTGATCCTCACCCTGGAAATTTAGCGGTGAGTGCGGATGGGAATTTAATTTTTTATGATTTTGGCATGATGGCAGAAGTCAAAGCCTTAGCCAAAGATCAGATGATTAAAACCTTTTTTGCTGTGTTAAAAAAAGATACGGATGTGGTGTTAGATACGTTAGTGGATATTGGTTTAATAGAACCCGTAGCGGATATGAGACCAGTACGGAGAATGGTTCGGTTTTTATTAGAAGAATTTACAGAAAAACCGGTTGATTTTCAAATGTTTAATCAAATTAAAGAAGAAGTTTATGTCATGTTTGAGCAACAACCCTTCCGTTTACCTGCTCAAATGATGTTTATTTTAAAGTCTTTAACCACCTTAGATGGTTTAGCGAGAACCTTAGATCCCAAATATAGTTTAGTCGCTTGTGCTCAACCCTTTGTTAAGAGTTTAACCATTTCTCAAGAACGGGGTAATTTAGTCGGAGAATTGGCACAACAGGCGCGAGATTTTATTAAATTTAGATTACAACAACCCAGTAAATCAGAGGTTTTAATTCGTCGTTTAGAAGAACGTTTAGAAGAAGGAGAGTTACAAATTAGAGTCAGGTCTGTAGAAAGCGATCGCGCCTTAAAACGAATTAATTTAGCCTTAAAAAGTTTAATTTATATCTGTTGGACAGGGTTTACTTTAATTGCAGGTGCGATTTTATTAATTGGAAATTATCAAGGATGGGCAGTATTTGTCTTACTTTTATCAATATTAGGGTTATGGATGTCAGTGCGATCGCTCTTTAATCTGGCTATTCGAGAACGCTTAGATCGCATTGCAGAAAGTTAA
- a CDS encoding GspE/PulE family protein: protein MTSSTPVLSAWQQLRNQSITCEQALKNLVDDQGILNLKLLDRDVSFRFFREFPDRNILPPVIPLLLWRNCYYLGCPVEVSMDALRMMGDRTFSDIKIIPIDDKSYRAWYHAQNLDPHRISSTPLINPLTGELESENVSETTELYLSKAADQLTRIKTLISGALRNRASDIHLEPSQEGLRVRYRIDGLLRNITLLPSDIGRKVIVAIKVMSNMDIAESRRPQDGRIGENYVSEQDLEVALDMRVSTLPCVGGEKAVIRLLPQENPFSGLQDLGFSEKTLNIYKSWLCQPQGMIIFTGPTGSGKTSTLYNSLLAVATENVNVVTVEDPVEYVLPGITQTQVHERAGMTFAAGLRAILRQDPDIIMVGEIRDRDTADTAVRAALTGHLVLTTLHTNDAIGAIPRLKDIGPDPGLISDALLGIVGQRLTRRVCPHCAEPYTPTAMDLDLLGLKLKEANPDSWRKGRGCSNCFYSGYSGREAIVELLAVDDRIRQIIYEGTLTELHRYLHETGFLSFRMAAIEKVTTGATTVEEVQRVLPRSALARKFSINASVMQS, encoded by the coding sequence ATGACTTCAAGCACACCCGTTTTATCAGCTTGGCAACAACTGAGGAACCAAAGTATTACCTGTGAACAAGCCTTAAAAAATTTAGTTGATGACCAGGGAATTTTAAACCTAAAATTATTAGATCGGGATGTTAGTTTCAGATTTTTTCGAGAATTTCCCGATCGCAACATTTTACCCCCCGTGATTCCGTTATTATTATGGCGAAATTGTTATTATTTAGGCTGTCCGGTAGAAGTTTCAATGGATGCCCTGAGAATGATGGGCGATCGCACCTTTTCTGATATTAAAATTATTCCCATTGATGATAAAAGTTATCGCGCTTGGTATCATGCTCAAAATCTTGATCCCCATCGGATTAGTTCTACTCCATTAATTAACCCTTTAACGGGAGAATTAGAATCAGAAAATGTTAGTGAAACCACAGAATTATATTTATCAAAAGCGGCTGATCAACTGACTCGAATTAAAACCTTAATTTCAGGAGCCTTAAGAAATCGTGCCAGCGATATTCATTTAGAACCTTCCCAAGAGGGCTTAAGAGTTCGCTATCGAATTGATGGTTTACTTCGTAATATTACGCTGTTACCTTCAGATATTGGGCGCAAAGTAATTGTGGCAATTAAAGTTATGTCTAATATGGATATTGCCGAAAGTCGTCGCCCCCAAGATGGTAGAATTGGAGAGAATTATGTCTCTGAACAAGACTTAGAAGTTGCCCTGGATATGCGCGTGAGTACCCTCCCTTGTGTGGGGGGAGAAAAAGCCGTGATTCGATTATTACCTCAAGAAAATCCTTTCTCAGGATTACAGGATTTAGGCTTTTCAGAAAAAACACTGAATATTTATAAAAGTTGGCTCTGTCAACCCCAAGGAATGATTATTTTTACCGGGCCAACGGGGTCAGGAAAAACCAGTACCCTTTATAATAGTTTGTTAGCCGTTGCCACAGAAAATGTTAATGTGGTTACGGTTGAAGATCCCGTTGAATATGTTTTACCCGGCATTACTCAAACACAAGTTCATGAACGAGCAGGGATGACATTTGCAGCCGGATTACGCGCGATTTTGCGACAAGATCCTGATATTATTATGGTGGGAGAAATCCGCGATCGCGATACCGCAGATACCGCCGTCCGTGCCGCATTAACGGGTCATTTAGTGTTAACAACTTTGCATACTAATGATGCTATTGGTGCAATTCCTCGGCTCAAAGATATCGGCCCCGATCCAGGGTTAATTAGTGATGCTTTATTAGGAATTGTCGGACAACGCTTAACTCGTCGCGTGTGTCCCCACTGTGCCGAACCTTATACCCCAACGGCGATGGATTTAGACCTTTTAGGGTTAAAATTAAAAGAAGCAAATCCCGACAGTTGGCGCAAAGGTCGAGGCTGTTCTAACTGTTTTTATTCCGGCTATTCAGGGCGAGAAGCGATAGTAGAATTATTAGCCGTAGATGATCGAATTCGTCAAATTATTTATGAAGGAACCTTAACAGAATTACATCGTTATTTACATGAAACCGGTTTTTTATCCTTTCGCATGGCTGCCATTGAAAAAGTAACAACTGGAGCGACAACTGTTGAAGAAGTTCAGCGTGTTTTACCCCGCAGTGCCTTAGCTCGAAAATTCTCAATAAATGCCTCAGTAATGCAATCCTAA
- a CDS encoding DUF3352 domain-containing protein codes for MKGRSFPKILVIGLVVLGLLGIGGFYWLSGTDPASLVTGSTKTAPEAAMFVPRTAPAMVSLLVNPDRLESVGKILTFSQKSNNNRIQLNPIKESLLTNTGLNYGRDIQPWLGNEITWALVTPDVDRTPNNGQQPGYFVALSTKNSQKSQEALEQFWQKQVKAGLDIISDQYRGVKLVYRRPFEGEVNDAPSLVTAMINDRFVLFANYPKVMKEALNTVQANLNLSQSESYQKALQELKPRGVGFGFFNLGNWQLVADQAEEFISQKPSLAVSLGINPKGILAETTLITALESDTINPSPAFSKPVEALNYISANSPLLIAGKDLKQLWTDFSKIVSVNPALAEFVDQPIEGIKTLWGLDLPQDIFSWVTGEYALAVVPHGDENWDWVFVAERSENADQSIENLDKIATAQGYSVGSFNLNNNTLSAWTKLTPVVLEKKDKAKTQTRLIQANAKGVHSTVGKYEIFTTSVEAMDEALEVAKTANIITQDPDFKASLEVLPQTHDGYFYLNWLTSRDFLNQQLPLFKLVELSAKPFFDNLRSFTISSSDRVGNVQHATVFLRLR; via the coding sequence ATGAAAGGACGCTCATTTCCTAAGATTTTGGTCATTGGTCTAGTCGTTTTGGGACTCCTGGGAATTGGGGGGTTTTATTGGCTGTCGGGTACTGATCCCGCCTCCTTAGTAACAGGTAGCACAAAAACAGCCCCAGAGGCGGCAATGTTTGTTCCTCGAACTGCACCCGCAATGGTTTCATTATTAGTGAATCCAGATCGGTTAGAATCTGTTGGAAAGATTTTAACCTTTTCCCAAAAAAGTAATAATAATCGAATTCAACTAAACCCAATTAAAGAAAGTCTTTTAACGAACACAGGGTTAAATTATGGGCGGGATATTCAACCTTGGCTAGGAAATGAAATCACTTGGGCATTAGTTACCCCCGATGTAGATCGAACCCCAAATAATGGTCAACAACCGGGGTATTTTGTCGCTTTATCTACAAAAAATTCTCAAAAAAGTCAAGAAGCTTTAGAACAATTTTGGCAGAAACAAGTCAAAGCAGGATTAGATATTATTTCTGATCAATATCGAGGGGTTAAATTAGTCTATCGCCGACCTTTTGAAGGAGAGGTTAACGATGCACCGAGTTTAGTCACAGCCATGATTAATGATCGCTTTGTGTTATTTGCTAACTATCCCAAAGTGATGAAAGAAGCGTTAAATACGGTGCAAGCTAATCTAAATTTAAGTCAATCAGAATCCTATCAAAAAGCTTTACAAGAATTAAAACCAAGGGGAGTTGGATTTGGATTTTTTAATTTAGGAAACTGGCAATTAGTGGCTGATCAAGCAGAAGAATTTATTAGTCAAAAACCCAGTTTAGCCGTATCTTTAGGAATTAACCCGAAAGGAATTTTAGCAGAAACGACATTAATTACAGCCCTAGAATCAGATACGATTAATCCTTCTCCTGCCTTTTCCAAACCTGTGGAAGCCTTAAACTATATTAGTGCCAATAGTCCCTTATTAATTGCCGGAAAAGACTTAAAACAACTCTGGACAGACTTTTCAAAAATTGTTTCAGTAAATCCAGCTTTAGCAGAATTTGTTGACCAACCCATTGAGGGAATTAAAACTTTATGGGGGTTAGATTTACCTCAAGATATTTTTAGTTGGGTAACGGGAGAATATGCTTTAGCTGTTGTTCCTCATGGGGATGAAAACTGGGACTGGGTTTTTGTCGCAGAACGTTCAGAGAATGCGGATCAATCGATTGAAAATTTAGATAAAATAGCGACAGCACAAGGCTATAGTGTGGGATCATTTAATCTCAATAATAATACCCTTTCAGCTTGGACAAAATTAACCCCTGTGGTGTTGGAGAAAAAAGATAAAGCAAAAACCCAAACCCGATTAATTCAAGCTAATGCAAAAGGAGTCCATTCGACAGTCGGGAAATATGAAATTTTTACAACTTCTGTTGAAGCCATGGATGAAGCCTTAGAAGTGGCAAAAACGGCAAATATTATTACTCAAGATCCCGATTTTAAAGCCAGTCTTGAAGTCTTACCCCAAACCCATGATGGTTATTTCTATCTCAATTGGTTAACCAGTCGAGACTTTTTGAATCAACAATTACCTCTGTTTAAATTAGTGGAACTTTCCGCTAAACCCTTTTTTGATAATTTGCGATCGTTTACCATTAGTAGTAGCGATCGCGTGGGAAATGTTCAACACGCAACGGTATTTTTAAGACTGCGTTAG
- a CDS encoding ribbon-helix-helix domain-containing protein has protein sequence MMNLLNLSLPESIQTFVEHQVAKGGYANANEYILDLLRQEQVKIERVESLLLEGLESGEPIELTDELWDQKRSQLIQHFQPE, from the coding sequence ATGATGAACTTACTAAATCTTTCTCTCCCTGAGTCAATTCAAACTTTTGTTGAACACCAAGTTGCTAAAGGAGGTTATGCTAATGCTAATGAATATATCCTAGATTTGCTGCGTCAAGAACAAGTAAAAATAGAACGAGTTGAATCTTTATTATTAGAAGGGTTAGAAAGTGGTGAACCGATAGAGTTAACAGATGAATTGTGGGATCAAAAACGTTCTCAATTAATACAACATTTTCAACCAGAGTAA
- a CDS encoding type II toxin-antitoxin system RelE/ParE family toxin, whose amino-acid sequence MTKRIIITPKASQDIDDHFMYISSINQNAALRFFDAVRETLANLARMSEIGSLYPINNVHLEKLRRWSVKGFEKYLIFYLSFEDRILIVRILHSARDIERILKEE is encoded by the coding sequence ATGACTAAAAGAATTATAATCACTCCTAAAGCAAGCCAAGATATTGATGATCATTTTATGTATATTTCTTCAATAAATCAGAATGCAGCATTACGTTTTTTTGATGCAGTCCGTGAAACCTTGGCAAACTTGGCTAGAATGTCAGAAATAGGGAGTTTGTATCCTATTAATAATGTTCATTTAGAAAAGTTAAGGAGATGGTCAGTTAAAGGATTTGAAAAGTATTTAATCTTTTATTTATCCTTTGAAGATCGGATTTTAATTGTTCGTATTCTTCACTCGGCTAGAGATATTGAAAGAATTTTAAAAGAAGAATAA
- a CDS encoding pyridoxal-phosphate-dependent aminotransferase family protein: MSLVSPSVNDKNRIIPPELNVPPRLLLGPGPSNANPRVLQALAMSPVGHLDPYFLQLMNEVQTLLRYAWQTDNPMTIPMSGTGSAAMEATLANIVEPGDVVLVGVMGYFGYRLVDMAGRYGADVRKLVKPWGRVFSLEELRQGIETHRPKVLAIVHAETSTGACQPLEGLGELCREFDCLLLVDTVTSLGGVPLFLDSWGVDLSYSCSQKGLGCPPGLGPFTMSPRAVEKLKNRSTKVANWYLDVSLLSQYWGQDRVYHHTAPINMNYALREALRILAQEGLEASWNRHLTNAKLLWEGLNDLGLKCHVHEDYRLPTLTTVRIPEGVDGKAISRQLLTEYNIEIGNGLGELAGQVWRVGLMGYNSRPENVLLLLSALKRVLNR, encoded by the coding sequence ATGAGTTTAGTTTCACCTTCGGTTAATGATAAAAATCGCATTATTCCCCCAGAATTGAATGTTCCTCCCCGTCTGTTGTTAGGGCCTGGGCCATCCAATGCCAACCCGCGTGTATTGCAAGCCTTGGCGATGTCTCCCGTTGGACACCTTGACCCCTATTTTCTGCAACTGATGAATGAGGTACAAACCCTATTACGCTATGCTTGGCAAACCGATAACCCCATGACTATCCCCATGAGTGGGACGGGAAGCGCGGCGATGGAAGCGACTCTGGCGAATATTGTTGAACCTGGAGACGTGGTGTTAGTAGGGGTGATGGGGTATTTCGGCTATCGGTTAGTGGATATGGCGGGCCGTTATGGGGCTGATGTGAGAAAATTAGTCAAACCCTGGGGTCGGGTGTTTAGTTTGGAAGAATTGCGCCAAGGGATAGAAACCCATCGTCCCAAGGTGTTAGCGATAGTTCATGCGGAAACTTCTACAGGTGCTTGTCAACCGTTGGAAGGGTTAGGGGAATTATGTCGAGAATTTGATTGTTTGTTATTAGTTGATACTGTTACCAGTTTAGGCGGTGTGCCCTTATTTTTAGATAGTTGGGGTGTGGATTTATCTTATAGTTGTAGTCAGAAAGGGTTAGGTTGTCCTCCCGGTTTAGGGCCGTTTACCATGAGTCCTCGCGCCGTTGAAAAGTTGAAAAATCGGTCAACTAAAGTGGCGAATTGGTATTTAGATGTGTCTCTTCTGTCTCAATATTGGGGTCAGGATCGAGTCTATCATCACACGGCTCCTATTAATATGAATTATGCTTTGCGAGAAGCTCTCAGAATTTTAGCACAAGAAGGATTAGAAGCGAGTTGGAATCGTCATCTCACCAATGCTAAATTATTATGGGAGGGGTTAAACGATTTGGGATTAAAGTGTCATGTTCATGAAGATTATCGTTTACCCACATTAACAACGGTTCGCATTCCTGAAGGGGTAGATGGAAAAGCGATCTCTCGTCAATTATTGACTGAATATAATATTGAAATCGGCAATGGTTTAGGAGAATTAGCAGGTCAAGTTTGGCGAGTTGGGTTAATGGGATATAATAGCCGTCCTGAAAATGTTCTGTTATTATTATCGGCGTTAAAACGGGTTTTAAATCGTTAA
- the glsA gene encoding glutaminase A, with translation MGGGLDGRLANDPGRGNARLKKINQERSGVNLGVKQLDGLTQKRLETWVKEAQRRSQLGQLPTYIPQLAQVKPLEFVVQILTLTGKSYQAGDATLRFPLMSVIKPFLLLNRLVELGEDEVFKRVGVQPSDQPFNSLEQLQTDDGWPRNPMLNSGAIALAALLPGQDADSRCDYLCSWLNQFAHCDLVLDQDILESVRSVPNPKNQRLIATLQASGYINNPDVTLDTYNQICCLSATISDLAQLGLLLAQPSQPQWQVCCRMVKALMMTCGLYQASGQFAVQVGLPTKSGVSGAVLSIIPQQGAIACYSPPLDSEGNSVGSLFLIQKMAQSLGLSVFN, from the coding sequence TTGGGGGGAGGTCTGGATGGACGGTTAGCCAATGACCCAGGAAGGGGAAACGCTAGACTAAAGAAAATCAATCAGGAGCGATCAGGAGTGAATTTAGGGGTTAAACAGTTAGACGGATTAACTCAAAAACGACTGGAAACTTGGGTTAAGGAAGCACAACGGCGGAGTCAATTGGGCCAATTACCCACCTATATTCCCCAATTAGCTCAGGTGAAACCCCTGGAATTTGTGGTACAAATCCTCACCCTGACCGGGAAATCTTACCAAGCCGGAGATGCCACCCTTCGGTTTCCGTTGATGAGTGTGATTAAGCCTTTTTTATTACTTAATCGACTGGTGGAATTAGGAGAAGATGAGGTGTTCAAGCGGGTCGGTGTTCAACCTTCTGATCAACCCTTCAATTCCCTCGAACAACTTCAAACCGATGACGGATGGCCGCGTAATCCCATGTTAAATAGTGGAGCCATCGCCCTAGCCGCATTACTCCCTGGACAAGATGCTGATTCTCGCTGTGATTATCTCTGTTCTTGGTTAAATCAATTTGCCCATTGTGATCTCGTTTTAGATCAAGACATTCTGGAGTCGGTGCGTTCGGTTCCCAACCCCAAAAACCAAAGGCTGATTGCTACCCTACAAGCGTCCGGTTATATCAATAATCCTGATGTAACCCTCGATACCTATAACCAAATCTGTTGCTTATCAGCCACAATTTCAGATTTAGCTCAATTGGGTCTATTATTAGCCCAACCCTCCCAGCCACAATGGCAAGTTTGCTGTCGCATGGTGAAAGCGTTAATGATGACCTGTGGGTTATACCAAGCATCAGGACAGTTTGCAGTACAGGTGGGACTCCCGACAAAATCAGGGGTAAGTGGGGCTGTATTATCGATTATTCCACAACAAGGAGCGATCGCGTGTTACAGTCCCCCCCTCGATTCCGAAGGAAATTCCGTGGGGAGTTTATTTTTAATTCAAAAAATGGCTCAAAGTTTAGGATTAAGTGTGTTTAATTAG
- a CDS encoding NAD(P)/FAD-dependent oxidoreductase: protein MNSIVIIGCGIVGATLAYELSQIPNFQITVIDQNPPAQAATKASLGVLMGIISQKTKGRAWRLRQYSMQRYETLIPELEAITGQKIPFNRQGILLLCYAEEEIKKWHQLINLRRSQGFELQWLNPTEIKNSYPQINTEQVFGAVYSPQDRQLDPTQLTLALVAAAQQRGVTFKFGVTVESLETLQTLEAQQVKTNRGDFNFDWVVMASGLGTTPLISPLETENSGKKPIKIRPVLGQALQIRCIEPLGILGREPVITGNDIHIVPLGNAEYWVGATVEFPENDQEILVNPEPLDLVLKGALAICPALEKATILKTWSGLRPRPEGIPAPVIGNLPGFSNILLATGHYRNGILLAPATAQEIRELIQPN, encoded by the coding sequence ATGAATTCTATCGTTATTATTGGCTGTGGTATCGTTGGGGCAACCCTGGCTTATGAACTTTCCCAAATTCCCAATTTCCAAATTACAGTCATTGATCAAAACCCTCCGGCTCAAGCTGCAACGAAAGCTTCATTAGGAGTTTTAATGGGGATTATTAGCCAAAAAACAAAAGGACGAGCGTGGCGACTCCGACAATATAGTATGCAACGTTATGAAACCTTAATTCCTGAATTAGAAGCCATAACAGGTCAAAAAATTCCCTTTAATCGTCAAGGAATTTTATTATTATGTTATGCCGAAGAGGAAATAAAAAAATGGCATCAGTTAATTAATTTACGGCGTTCTCAAGGCTTTGAATTACAATGGTTAAACCCAACGGAAATTAAAAATTCCTATCCTCAAATTAATACTGAACAAGTATTCGGTGCGGTTTATTCTCCCCAGGATCGACAACTAGATCCCACTCAATTAACCTTAGCCTTAGTTGCAGCAGCACAACAGCGAGGGGTAACTTTTAAATTCGGCGTAACGGTAGAGTCTTTAGAAACCTTACAAACCCTAGAAGCACAACAAGTTAAAACTAATAGAGGAGACTTTAATTTTGATTGGGTGGTGATGGCATCAGGGTTAGGAACAACACCCTTAATTTCTCCCCTGGAAACCGAAAATTCAGGGAAAAAACCGATTAAAATTCGTCCGGTTTTAGGACAAGCTTTGCAAATTCGTTGTATTGAACCGTTAGGAATATTAGGACGAGAACCTGTAATTACGGGAAATGATATTCATATTGTACCGTTAGGAAATGCCGAATATTGGGTAGGAGCAACGGTTGAATTTCCTGAAAATGATCAAGAAATTTTGGTGAATCCTGAACCTTTGGATTTAGTATTAAAAGGAGCACTCGCCATTTGTCCAGCTTTAGAAAAGGCAACCATTCTTAAAACCTGGTCGGGTTTACGTCCTCGTCCTGAAGGTATTCCGGCTCCTGTTATTGGCAATTTACCCGGATTTTCTAATATTTTATTAGCCACTGGACATTATCGAAATGGGATTTTATTAGCACCCGCAACGGCTCAGGAAATTCGAGAATTAATTCAGCCTAATTAA